The genomic window TTGAATTAGAAAACCTTACCCCTCATTATCAAATTCACCGATTGTATGTTGGCGCATTAGAAACAGTCCAAATTCACGTAGAGGTGTCTGTTTCTTTTTATCAACAAGTGAACCATAATATGCTCATGCTCATGCAAAGGCGTTAAAGCTCGAACTTGAAAAAAAGCTGAAATCAGCCTGTCTCATTTCAATTGAAGTTGTATTGGAAGTGCCGAATGCTATACCAAGGTCAGAAGGAAAAGCAATTCGTGTAATTGACCACCGAAAGAATAAAAAGGAAGGCATTATAAAATAGTACCTTTCAAAATGGGAAGGCAAACCGAATGTTCAAGCAAATAATGTGAACAAAAAGGGTGATGAACATGTATGTTTTATCCAATGACATGACAGATGAGAATAAAATGGTTCGATTTATGCAGCGTATAGAGGCAGGTGAGAAGATTGAAGCGAGTGATTGGATGCCTGAAGAATACCGCTTAACCTTAATTAAACTGATTTCCATGCACGGGATAAGTGAAGTTATGGGGGCGCTGCCGGAGAAAGAATGGGTACCTCGTGCACCTTCTTTACAGAGGAAGCTTGGGATTATGGCGAAAGTTCAAGACGAGATGGGTCATGGCCAATTGTTAATACGTGTCGTCGAAGATTTGATGAAGCCATATGGACGAAACCGAGCTGATTTAATGCATGATTTGTTCACCGGTAAGCTTAAGTTCCACAATGTTTTTCATATGAAAACAAAAACATGGGCAGACGCTGGCATGATTGGTTGGCTCGTAGATGGGGCAGCAATTATCACACAAACAAATATGCTAGGTGCATCTTATGGTCCTTATGCTCGCGCGTTGAAGCGGATTTGCGCTGAAGAGGTCTTTCATGCTCAACATGGAGAAGCGATTATTTTGGCTTTGGCAGAAGGAACAAAGGAACAGCGTCACATGATTCAAGAAGCTTTAAATCGCTGGTGGGAGCCGTTACTTATGTTCTTTGGGCCAGCTAGTAAAGAAACAACAGGGTCCTCTAAACAAGATGTCACCATCAAATATAAAATTCGTACCGATACAAATGAGCAGTTACGGCAACGTTTTTTAACAAAGTATATTCCTCGAGTACGGGCGCTAGGTCTTACGATACCAGACTCTACACTTGCATTCCATGAAGATAAAAACGGCTGGGTTTATAAACAACCTGACTGGAATGAATTTAAGAAAATTACACGGAATGAAGGCCCGTCTTCACAAGAACGATTGAATTTACGACGAGTATCATACGACAATCATGCATGGGTTAGACGTGCACTAGCCCAATAGGGGGTCCATTTCATGAGTGACGAAAAAGGGTTTTACAAGGAGTTTGAAGTGTTTAGCAAACGAAGCGAAACGTCCCCTTTTACCCATCAGTTCAGCCTGACTGCGCCAACAAAAGAATTGGCACTCGTGATGGCGCAGGAGAACTTTATGAGAAGAGAGCCTGTTTCAGATATTTGGATTATTGAAAGAATGCATATTTACGGGCTCTCAGAAGAAGAAAAAGCCAGCCTTCAACGACTGGATAACAAAGATTATCGGAACACAAAGGGCTACGGCTATTTAAAAAAGAAATGGCATCAATATGAGCAACAGGTTTTGGATGAAAAAGAAATACTGTCTTGGCAAGGAGGAAAAAAGGAATGAGCGAGCATGAACTCAGTGATGTGGAAAGAGAAGCACTAACGGAGCTCCTTCTTCAGCTAGGTGACGATGATTTTATTTACGCATTTAGAGGAGCGGAGTGGTTAGGGCTTGCACCTCATATTGAAGAAGATGTCGCATCTGCTTCCATTAGTCAGAACAGTATGGGTCACGCAGTTATGTTTTACGAATTAGCAGGAACATTAGGGCTTTCGGAAGCAAATGTTCTAGCACACGGCAGAGAGGCAAATGAAAGAAAAAACAGTATATTGCTGGAACGGGTAAATGGAGAAGGCTCTTATATGGGTACACCGACATTCGACTGGGCGTACACCGTCGTCCGTAATTACTTTTATACTCTTGCTAAAAAATTGAAAATGGATGCCCTTCAACTAAGTACGTACGGTCCTCTTGTTGATGTTGCGAAAAAAGTGAACATGGAGCTTCACTATCACCTGCTGCATTGGCGCACATGGTTCATTCAGCTTTCGCAATCAACAGATGAAGCAAAAACGAGAATGACACTGGCGATAAAGAAGGTAATGCAAGATTTCGGTGATCTTATTCACTACGGTGACTGGACT from Shouchella hunanensis includes these protein-coding regions:
- the paaA gene encoding 1,2-phenylacetyl-CoA epoxidase subunit PaaA, which encodes MNMYVLSNDMTDENKMVRFMQRIEAGEKIEASDWMPEEYRLTLIKLISMHGISEVMGALPEKEWVPRAPSLQRKLGIMAKVQDEMGHGQLLIRVVEDLMKPYGRNRADLMHDLFTGKLKFHNVFHMKTKTWADAGMIGWLVDGAAIITQTNMLGASYGPYARALKRICAEEVFHAQHGEAIILALAEGTKEQRHMIQEALNRWWEPLLMFFGPASKETTGSSKQDVTIKYKIRTDTNEQLRQRFLTKYIPRVRALGLTIPDSTLAFHEDKNGWVYKQPDWNEFKKITRNEGPSSQERLNLRRVSYDNHAWVRRALAQ
- the paaB gene encoding 1,2-phenylacetyl-CoA epoxidase subunit PaaB; this translates as MSDEKGFYKEFEVFSKRSETSPFTHQFSLTAPTKELALVMAQENFMRREPVSDIWIIERMHIYGLSEEEKASLQRLDNKDYRNTKGYGYLKKKWHQYEQQVLDEKEILSWQGGKKE
- the paaC gene encoding 1,2-phenylacetyl-CoA epoxidase subunit PaaC, which codes for MSEHELSDVEREALTELLLQLGDDDFIYAFRGAEWLGLAPHIEEDVASASISQNSMGHAVMFYELAGTLGLSEANVLAHGREANERKNSILLERVNGEGSYMGTPTFDWAYTVVRNYFYTLAKKLKMDALQLSTYGPLVDVAKKVNMELHYHLLHWRTWFIQLSQSTDEAKTRMTLAIKKVMQDFGDLIHYGDWTVEIEKKGYSASAKQLEQIWLSMMNPIVTSLGFDETILEYELKQNGRNGQHTEDLHLAIATFSEVYQTDPVATW